Proteins encoded together in one Prionailurus viverrinus isolate Anna chromosome B1, UM_Priviv_1.0, whole genome shotgun sequence window:
- the LOC125164221 gene encoding 60S ribosomal protein L30-like — MKSGKYVLGYKQTLKMIRHGKAKLVILANNCPALRKSEIEYYAMLAKTGVHHYSGNNIELGTACGKYYRVCTLAIIDPGDSDIILSMPEQTGEK, encoded by the coding sequence ATGAAAAGTGGGAAGTACGTGTTGGGGTACAAGCAGACTCTGAAAATGATCAGACATGGCAAAGCGAAACTGGTCATCCTCGCCAACAACTGCCCAGCCTTGAGGAAGTCTGAAATAGAATACTATGCCATGTTGGCCAAAACTGGTGTCCATCACTACAGCGGCAATAATATTGAATTGGGCACAGCGTGTGGGAAATACTACAGAGTGTGCACACTGGCTATTATtgatccaggtgattctgatatcaTTCTAAGCATGCCAGAACAGACTGGTGAAAAGTAA